The genomic region GCCGTATTTCTGCTTGATCGGCCAGAGCAGACGGCGTGCCTTGTCGAGATTTGCGTTATCGGGCCAGCTGTTGAGCGGCGCGAAACGCTGCTGTCCGGCGCCGGCGCCACCGCGACCGTCGGTGGTGCGGTAGGTGCCCGCGCTGTGCCAGGCCATGCGGATCATGAGGCCGCCGTAGTGACCGAAGTCGGCGGGCCACCATTCCTGCGATTCCGTCATCAGAGCGGTCAGGTCCTTGATGACCGCGTTCAGGTCGAGCGACTTGAATTCCTTGGCGTAGTCGAAGTCCTTGTCCATCGGGTCGGACTTGGCGGAATTCTTGTGCAGCATCTCGATGCTGAGCTGGGTCGGCCACCAATCGCGGTTCGCCGGCACACGTTTTCCACCCGAAAACGGGCACTTTGAAGTGTCGTCCATGAATACCTCCTCTGGTGGCGTCGAACTCGCGCCTTTGACCAGATAGAAACACTCTAAGCTTCACGTTCGATCAGGGGAAGTTGACTTTAATGATCGCAGCGATAAGATTTTCTGATGCTAAACCTCACGCTGCGCCAGCTCCGGTATTTCGACGCCCTGGCCCGTCACAGTCATTTCGGCCGCGCGGCTGAGTCCTGCTCGATCTCGCAGCCTGCCCTGTCGATGCAGATCAAGGAGCTGGAGGAGGCGCTCGGCGGTCTGCTGCTGGAGCGCAGCGCCCGGCAGGTGGCGCTGACCCGATTTGGCGAGGAGCTCGCGCAGCGCGTCCGCGACATCTTGCGCTCGGTCGACGAGCTCGGCGATTTCGCCCGCGCCTCGCAGGACCGGTTCTCCGGACGGCTGCGCATCGGCATGATTCCGACGATCGCGCCCTATCTGCTGCCGACGATCACCAAGAATCTGACGCGCATGCATCCGGAGCTCGACATCCGCGTGCGCGAGACGATGACGCCGCGGCTGATTCAGGAACTGGTGGAGGGTCGGCTCGATACCGCCATCGTGGCGCTGCCGGTGTCCGAGCCCTCGCTCACCGAGGTCGCCCTGTTCGAGGAAAAATTCCTGCTGGTGCGGCCGAGTGCGGATGAGGGAACGCCGGCACCGTCGCGGGAGATGATGCGCGAGATGCGGCTGCTGTTGCTCGAAGAGGGGCACTGCTTCCGCGATCAGGCGCTGTCATTCTGCAACATGCAATCGGCGCCGCCACGCGAGATGCTGGATGCCAATTCGCTGTCGACGCTGGTCCAGATGGTCAGCGCCGGCATCGGCGTCACGTTGATCCCCGAGATGGCGGTGTCAGTTGAGACGCGATCGGCCTCGGTCTCGCTCGCGCGCTTCCGCGACCCGCAGCCGTCGCGCACCATCGGCATGGTCTGGCGCAAGACCAGCCCGCTGGCGCGGCAACTCCTGCAAATCTCCGAGGTGGTGTGCCTGTCGGCGGGCAAGGTGCGCGCACGTCCATCCGTGCGCAGCAAGCCAACCTGAGGCCTCGATGTCGCATCCCATCATTCGCCCAGCCCGCGCGGACGAATACGACGAGATCGGCCGTATCTGGATGGAGAGCTGGGTCTCGACCGGCCTCGGCGAGACGAGCGACTTCCTGCTGGCAAACCTGCGTGCACGGATCCGGCGCGAGACCGAGGACGGCTGGAGCCTGTTCGTCGCCGACGACGACGGCACGATCGCCGCGA from Bradyrhizobium lupini harbors:
- a CDS encoding hydrogen peroxide-inducible genes activator, which codes for MLNLTLRQLRYFDALARHSHFGRAAESCSISQPALSMQIKELEEALGGLLLERSARQVALTRFGEELAQRVRDILRSVDELGDFARASQDRFSGRLRIGMIPTIAPYLLPTITKNLTRMHPELDIRVRETMTPRLIQELVEGRLDTAIVALPVSEPSLTEVALFEEKFLLVRPSADEGTPAPSREMMREMRLLLLEEGHCFRDQALSFCNMQSAPPREMLDANSLSTLVQMVSAGIGVTLIPEMAVSVETRSASVSLARFRDPQPSRTIGMVWRKTSPLARQLLQISEVVCLSAGKVRARPSVRSKPT